Proteins encoded within one genomic window of Fibrobacter sp.:
- a CDS encoding head-tail adaptor protein, with protein sequence MSLLDEFCTDFCVMEKERTPDGEGGFATSWFDGATFQGALMHDTTILAQQAEQENTASTFSLYVPRDLALLPYDYIKRKSDGQVFRITSAASDDYTPASSTLNKAKVQMQKASLPT encoded by the coding sequence ATGAGTTTACTCGATGAGTTTTGCACCGACTTTTGTGTTATGGAGAAAGAAAGAACGCCGGATGGAGAAGGCGGTTTCGCTACCTCCTGGTTCGATGGCGCGACCTTCCAGGGCGCTTTAATGCACGACACAACTATATTAGCTCAGCAGGCAGAACAGGAGAACACGGCATCGACGTTTTCTCTGTATGTGCCAAGGGACCTGGCCCTTCTTCCGTATGATTACATCAAACGCAAATCAGACGGTCAGGTTTTCCGCATTACTTCTGCGGCGAGCGATGATTATACACCAGCATCTTCCACGCTTAATAAGGCAAAGGTACAGATGCAGAAAGCGAGCCTGCCAACATGA